The Maridesulfovibrio hydrothermalis AM13 = DSM 14728 DNA window TGCTGATAATTTTCTTTATGAACTTGCTGATCAGCTGGTCTGGTTCGGTGAGGAGGTGAAAATAGTGGATGGACCTGACGGAGTCACTCAGGGAGTAATCTGTGGACTGCGGTCTGACGGAGGGCTTGTAGTGGAGAAGGACGGAGTGAAACATAACATTTATTCCGGTTCTGTCATGCCTTTGTAATCTGTATTTTGTCAGCTAAATAGCGATTTTTCTTGACAAGTGTGCGATGCTGAGGAAATTGTCATCTTTTACAGGATAAAGTTGGCTTACACAGCTATTTCTACCGATGGATGCTGGAAACAGGTCCGTAATTTCCAAGACTGTTGATTATGTGAACATCTTTTTTGCTGATTACTCTGTTTTTTGGTTAAACAGAGTGTGATTTCTGTGTATCATTAATTCTTATGAATCTCTGTTTGAATACGGAATTTTTATATTCATGCGTGATTTCAATTTTGAAGTCCGCAGGCACAACTTTTATAATATTTGTGTAAGGAGGAAGTGATGGCTGGTAAGACGGAAGAAGCAGGTTCCGCTAAAAAAGCTGAAGCCGCAGCTCCCAAAAAGGCTCAGACAAAGAAACAGCTTGAAAAAAAGCTGGTTTTGACTGGTGCTGATATTGTTCAGATCGGTGAGGATGCTGAGCTGCTGGTCGGCGGCAAGAACTATAATACCGCATTGATCAGTCAGGTTGATGGCATTAGATCGCCTCAGTTCAGAGCTATCTCTTCTATTGCTTTCCACAAACTTCTTGATGAGACAAAGGTGCACGCCAGCGTTGTCAGAGCTGTAGTTGACAGTGAATACAATGCGGTCGATTGGACCAGTGAAGAAGTTAACAGCGACAGTGAATTTTTACAGAAATTTGTCCGTTCCATTGCTCTGGTAATCAGAGAAGAGGCCGGAAAACATTCTGATACCCAGATTCAACTTAGAACCTTTATCAATAACGTTGTTGAAGGTTTTGCAACTTCGCCTGAAGGAATTGACCAGCTTCGCAAAAGATCTGTGCTGGTTCAAAGTGCGATCCTTTCAGTTGATTTGCCGGCGGAAGTTGATGCAGCGGTTAAAGAGGCTTATCTGGCTATCTGCAAAGATGCCGGACTTGAGAATGAGCCGGTTGCAGTCAGATCCTCAGCTGCTGGAGAAGACAGTCGCAAAAAAGCTTTTGCCGGTTTGCAGGATACCTATCTCAATATTGTCGGTGAAGAAAAGTGTTCCGAAGCTTATCACTGGGACTGCGCATCCGCTTATAACCTGCGCAGCATGACTTACCGCCGTGAAGCTATCCTTGATGCTGTTACTTTGGCAGAAAATACAGGTGATGCCTCTATTGCTGAGACAGCCAAGCAGGAATGGGCCATTGAAAACACCTCCCTTTCTGTTTGTATCATGCGCATGATCAATCCGGTTATATCCGGTACTGCTTTCAGTGCTGATACGGCTACAGGCTGCCGCGGTACTGACCGTAAAGACCTTGTTTCCATTGATGCCAGTTACGGTCTCGGCGAGGCTGTTGTCGGCGGTATGGTTACTCCTGATAAATTTTATGTGTTCCAGCGTGATGACGGCTCTGAGGTTGTTGTCCGTAATATGGGGAATAAAGATAAGAAAATTGTCTACAGCGAAAAGGGCGGAACCAAGGTTGAAAAAGTTCAACCCAACTCTGTTTACCGCTGGGCTCTTTCTCTTGCACAGGCTGAAGAGGTTGCCAAGGGTGTTCGCTCCATCAGTGCTGCGTATGGCGGCATGATTATGGATACCGAGTTCTGTCTTGATGCAGCTGATCGCCTCTGGTTTGTTCAGGCCCGTCCGGAAACCCGCTGGAATGAAGAGTTTGAACAGCATCCTGATGCTATTTTCATGCGCAGACTGGAAGTTGACCCTAAAGCTCTTCTTTCCGCTGAAGTTGTTCTTGAAGGTAACGGGGCATCCCGAGGAGCAGGGCAGGGAACTGTCAAGTTTCTGCGTTCTGCTCTTGAGCTGAATAAAATTCACAAGGGTGACATTCTTGCAGCCGAGCGCACTGACCCTGATATGGTTCCGGGTATGCGTATTGCCGCAGGTATTCTTGCTGACGTTGGTGGTGATACCAGTCACGCAGCGATTACCTCCCGTGAGCTTGGGATTCCGGCTATCATCGGTATTCAGCGTCTTGAAATTATCCGTTCTCTGGATGGACAGGAGATTACCGTCGATGGTTCCAGAGGTAAGGTTTACCGCGGAATGCTGCCTCTTAACGAGGTCGGCGGCACTATCAATACTTCTGAACTTCCCGCTACCAAGACCAAGGTCGGCCTGATTCTGGCTGATGTCGGACAGTCTCTTTTTCTTTCAAGGCTCAGGGAAGTTCCGGATTTTGAAGTAGGTTTGCTTAGAGCTGAATTTATGCTCGGCAACGTGGGCGTTCATCCGCTCGCTCTGGAAGCATACGATTCCGGCGCGCTTGATAAGCTTGTTCAGGATAAGCTGGACGAACTGGATGGAAGGCTTACAACTGTAATGAAAGGTCAGCTTGATTCCGGCCTTATCGCCTTGAATGTGAAACTCAGGGAATATGTCGGCGCACTTACCGGACTTACGGCCGAGATGGATTCTATGGCCAATGCCGATACTGCCAGAGGAACTGAGGAAGTTCTGGCTATGCATCGTAAGCTGAGAGAACTGGATAAGAAACTCGATCATTATCTTGAGCATGCAACTGACAATCTGTACACCCTTAAGACTTCGGTCAAGATTGAGGAGCATGTCAAGGCCGTTGTAGGTGTTCACGCCGATGAGCATGCCGATTCAAAATTCATTTACAAGCGTTCAGAATCTATGGACGAAGTCCCTGAGATGCTGGAAAAGGCAAGAGCCAATCCGATGGTTCTTGATTATATTCAAAAGATTAAAGATCTGCGCGAGGAAGTTGCTCTTAAAATGGGACTCAAGTCCGAAATGGACGAAGTCACAACCCTCAGGCAGCGCATTGCTGATATCCTTAAATCCCGCGGATTAAGAACGGGTAAGGAAAACTATATTCAGACCCTTTCTCAGGGGCTGGCATTGTTCGCTATGGCCTTTTATGGAAAGGATATCATCTACAGGACAACAGACTTTAAAACTAACGAGTACCACAATCTGCTCGGCGGTTTGCTGTTCGAACATCACGAAGATAACCCTATGCTCGGTTACCGCGGTGTTTCCAGAAATATTCATGACTGGGAGCTTGAGGCGTTTAAACTTGCAAGAGGTGTTTTCGGTGGTAAGAACCTGCATATTATGCTGCCCTTCGTAAGAACTATTGAAGAAGCGCGCAGTATGAAGCGGTATCTTTCACAGGTTCACCATCTTGAGTCCGGTAAAGACGGCCTTAAGGTGATCCTCATGTCCGAAATTCCGAGTAATGCAATTCTCAGTAAGGAATTCATTAAGGAAGTAGACGGCTTCTCCATCGGTTCCAATGATATGACCCAGCTGGTTCTGGGGACTGACCGTGATAATTCCAGCTTGCAGCATATTTATGACGAAGAAGATCCGGCGGTTGTCTGGGCTATACTTTCGACGATTTTTACCGGACAGAAGTTTGGTAAGAAAATCGGTTTTTGCGGACAGGGTGTTTCAAACAGTGTTATTCTACGCGGCGTAGTTTGCATTGCCGGAATTGTATCCGCTTCTGTTGTCCCCGATACCTATCTCCAGACAAAACTTGATATGGCTGCTGTTGAGGCAGAAAATATTAAGGTCAGTGAACTTGGACAGTGGATCAATGCAAGACATTTTGAAAAACTTGCTGAGCTGATGGAAGCGAATGGTTACGGACATATTATCAAGAAATACAAGACTCCAGAAGATCTTGAAGATTGGTATGAAGGTGAAATCAGAAGGCTGAATGAACAGCTTCGTGACAATATTGATACCCCTAAGGAAGATTTCTACAGGCAGGAAATGGACGCATTTCGCGGTACTTTTCATAAGCCTGTTATTTACTCCGCATGGAACTGGAGCCAGACTGTTGAAGATGCTATGCATCATGCTGGATTCGCCACTTTTGAAGAGCAGGAGGCTGCGCTTGAGGTGCAGCGTTCTAAAACGTGGTAGTAATTAATGTTTAAAGTGCTTGTCGAAAAAGGCCGCTTCTCAGGGAGCGGCCTTTTTTTTGGTAGATAATAATATTTTTTAAAAAGTTTGCATAAGCCTTGTAAAACAACGCTTAGCCTTGACAGCTGGGAGCGGCGGGGGCATATATTAAAAAGAACAGGAGTTAAAATGACTAAATCTAGAAGATTTTTAAAAATATTGTTTATCTTTGCTGCTTTGTCATCAATGTTTTTAAGCGGCTGTTCCATGAATTCCAATAATTATGTTGGCAATGGCGAAAATTATTCAGACCGTGCGCCACGTAAACTTGGGCGCGGGGTTACAAATATTTTTTCAGCTCCACTTGAAATTCCCAATCAGGCTGTAAATCTGGCTGCCGAGTCTGACGAGCCAGCACAACAGGCTGCCGGATATGTCGGCGGTTTTTTTGTCGGAGTTGCATATACCGGCGGACGTCTTGTTTCCGGAGTGTATGATATTGTGACTTCACCTTTTGGCGGCCCATCAACTCCGACTATGGACCCTGATTTGATCGCCTCTGATTTTTGTGAAAAAGTTGACCAGCGTGATGAGTCTTATGATGATATTCTCACTGTCGGGACAAAATAATTTTCTTGAGTTGATATAAGATAGTTTTTTAAACCTCCTTCAAGGATTTCCTGAATGGAGGTTTTTCTTTTATGCCTGAGATTTAGGAGAGAAAATGGTTAGAAATACGATACTTTTTTTGGCAGTAGTGTTTTTTTCAACAGGATGTATGAGCAAGCAAATGCTTAAAGAGCAGATAACCGAGACTCTTAGAGATAATCCGCAGATTGTTCTTGAGGCTATGCGTGAAAATAGTATGGATGTGCTTGCCATTGTTGAAAG harbors:
- a CDS encoding PEP/pyruvate-binding domain-containing protein, whose protein sequence is MAGKTEEAGSAKKAEAAAPKKAQTKKQLEKKLVLTGADIVQIGEDAELLVGGKNYNTALISQVDGIRSPQFRAISSIAFHKLLDETKVHASVVRAVVDSEYNAVDWTSEEVNSDSEFLQKFVRSIALVIREEAGKHSDTQIQLRTFINNVVEGFATSPEGIDQLRKRSVLVQSAILSVDLPAEVDAAVKEAYLAICKDAGLENEPVAVRSSAAGEDSRKKAFAGLQDTYLNIVGEEKCSEAYHWDCASAYNLRSMTYRREAILDAVTLAENTGDASIAETAKQEWAIENTSLSVCIMRMINPVISGTAFSADTATGCRGTDRKDLVSIDASYGLGEAVVGGMVTPDKFYVFQRDDGSEVVVRNMGNKDKKIVYSEKGGTKVEKVQPNSVYRWALSLAQAEEVAKGVRSISAAYGGMIMDTEFCLDAADRLWFVQARPETRWNEEFEQHPDAIFMRRLEVDPKALLSAEVVLEGNGASRGAGQGTVKFLRSALELNKIHKGDILAAERTDPDMVPGMRIAAGILADVGGDTSHAAITSRELGIPAIIGIQRLEIIRSLDGQEITVDGSRGKVYRGMLPLNEVGGTINTSELPATKTKVGLILADVGQSLFLSRLREVPDFEVGLLRAEFMLGNVGVHPLALEAYDSGALDKLVQDKLDELDGRLTTVMKGQLDSGLIALNVKLREYVGALTGLTAEMDSMANADTARGTEEVLAMHRKLRELDKKLDHYLEHATDNLYTLKTSVKIEEHVKAVVGVHADEHADSKFIYKRSESMDEVPEMLEKARANPMVLDYIQKIKDLREEVALKMGLKSEMDEVTTLRQRIADILKSRGLRTGKENYIQTLSQGLALFAMAFYGKDIIYRTTDFKTNEYHNLLGGLLFEHHEDNPMLGYRGVSRNIHDWELEAFKLARGVFGGKNLHIMLPFVRTIEEARSMKRYLSQVHHLESGKDGLKVILMSEIPSNAILSKEFIKEVDGFSIGSNDMTQLVLGTDRDNSSLQHIYDEEDPAVVWAILSTIFTGQKFGKKIGFCGQGVSNSVILRGVVCIAGIVSASVVPDTYLQTKLDMAAVEAENIKVSELGQWINARHFEKLAELMEANGYGHIIKKYKTPEDLEDWYEGEIRRLNEQLRDNIDTPKEDFYRQEMDAFRGTFHKPVIYSAWNWSQTVEDAMHHAGFATFEEQEAALEVQRSKTW
- a CDS encoding exosortase system-associated protein, TIGR04073 family translates to MTKSRRFLKILFIFAALSSMFLSGCSMNSNNYVGNGENYSDRAPRKLGRGVTNIFSAPLEIPNQAVNLAAESDEPAQQAAGYVGGFFVGVAYTGGRLVSGVYDIVTSPFGGPSTPTMDPDLIASDFCEKVDQRDESYDDILTVGTK